In Carboxydocella sporoproducens DSM 16521, the sequence TATTGAGTTACCAGGGGTTGTACTTGGCCTGGCGGTTGCCACCTGGATCGCTGGTTTTGATATTATCTACGCCTGTCAGGATTATGAATTTGACCGTACCCATGGCATTTACTCCATTCCTGCCCGGTTTGGCCTTGCTAAAGCGCTGTTAGTCGCCCGTGTCATGCATGCTTTAACGGTTGTATTGCTGGTGTTGACCGGGGTACTGGTGGCAGCAGGATGGATATATTACTTGGGGGTACTTATTACTGTTGGCATACTAATTAAGGAACACTCTCTGGTATCTCCCCGGGATCTTTCTAAACTGGATATCGCTTTTTTCAATATGAATGGTATTATCGCTGTTCTAATGTTTGTTTTTACTTTACTGGACCTGTTTCTCAGGTAAGGAGGATTTTATGGGCTCATTCGTAGTCGCAATTACGGGGGCCAGTGGAGCTCCTTATGGGGTAAGGTTGCTCCAGGCTTTGGCTGAACTGGGCTGGGATGTGGATTTGACTATTACCGGTCCGGGTTTTCTGGTACTACAAGATGAACTGGGCTGGCAGCTAGATGCTGACAGTCCCCAGCTCGAGGGAGCAATAAAGGCATATTTAAACTGGCCTCAAAGCAGGCGTCTTACCTACTATCACTGGCAGGATATCAGTGGTCGCCTGGCCAGTGGTTCATATCGTACCCAGGGCATGATTATCATCCCCTGTACCATGTCCACCTTGTCAGGAATTGCTACTGGCCGTTCCAGCAATCTGGTAGAACGGGCGGCAGATGTAATGTTAAAGGAAGGAAGACCACTGGTATTAGTGCCAAGGGAGACGCCATTGAATCAAATTCATCTGGAAAATATGCTGAAATTGTCCCAAATGGGAGTGAAAATAGTACCGGCAATGCCAGCTTTTTATCAACGCCCACAGACAATTGATGATATGGTGAATTTTGTGGTCGGACGTGTGCTGGATATTCTGGGAATAGAACATCAGCTGTACAGACGCTGGTCTGGACAAATTGGAGGGGAAACTGATGCAGGAATTGTTTCGTGATAGTGACCTCTATGATATCGTTGAAAAAGTAGTAAAAGGAGAAAGATTAAGCCGGGAAGATGGGATACGGCTTTATCAATCGAATGACCTGTTAACCATTGGCTACATGGCTGACCTGGTCAGGAAAAGGAAAAATGGTAACAGGGCCTATTTTATTGTCAACCGTCATATTAATCACACCAATATCTGCAAAGTACGTTGCAAATTCTGTGCCTTTGGCAGAGACAAGGATGATCCTAAAGCCTACTTACTGCCCCTGGAGGTTATTGAGGCTAAAGCCAGGGAAGTAGTAGACATGGGAGTAACTGAGGTCCATATTGTTGGCGGTTGCCATCCCGATCTGCGTCTGGAGTATGCCGAAGAAATGTTGCGGAGAGTGCACCGGATTTTACCGGGTGTTCATCTTCAGGCTTTTACCGCCGTTGAAATTGACCATT encodes:
- a CDS encoding UbiX family flavin prenyltransferase, with protein sequence MGSFVVAITGASGAPYGVRLLQALAELGWDVDLTITGPGFLVLQDELGWQLDADSPQLEGAIKAYLNWPQSRRLTYYHWQDISGRLASGSYRTQGMIIIPCTMSTLSGIATGRSSNLVERAADVMLKEGRPLVLVPRETPLNQIHLENMLKLSQMGVKIVPAMPAFYQRPQTIDDMVNFVVGRVLDILGIEHQLYRRWSGQIGGETDAGIVS